GCCCGGAATGATTGGTGAATGGAACAACGGCACCGGCCGGCGCAAAAGCAGCGTGGCCCGTGTCTTCCTGAAGAAGGGCAGCGGCAAGATCACGGTCAACGGCAAGAGCATCGAACAGTTCTTCGGCCGCCAGACCTCGATCATGATCGCCAAGCAGCCGCTGGTGCTGACCAACCATGTCGAGACCTTCGACATCCAGGTCAACGTGCACGGCGGCGGTGAATCCGGCCAGGCCGGTGCCACCC
Above is a window of Ramlibacter tataouinensis DNA encoding:
- the rpsI gene encoding 30S ribosomal protein S9, translating into MIGEWNNGTGRRKSSVARVFLKKGSGKITVNGKSIEQFFGRQTSIMIAKQPLVLTNHVETFDIQVNVHGGGESGQAGATRHGITRALIDYDASLKPALSQAGFVTRDAREVERKKVGLHSARRRKQFSKR